A window from Streptomyces sp. NBC_00271 encodes these proteins:
- a CDS encoding IS110 family transposase encodes MSRIWAGTDCGKSHHHCLVMNADGDTLLSRRVANDEPELLKLIADVLDIVGGDRATWAMDMTGGEPALLIELLLNHGQELVYIPGIAVNRATDSYRGVGKTDARDARVIADQARMRRDLQPIRPGDEAAIELRLLTEHRSDLVADRTRTVNRLKSLLTSMFPALERAFDMGTTGALVLLMGYQTPAAIRRAGKRRLAMWLRNRKVRTPEAVAAKALEAADRQHTAVTGEKAIAKMVHTLAKEVMTLNEKIAETDKLIEGRFREHELAEVITSMPGIGPILGAEFLAATGGSLDAFLTADRLATFAGVAPAPKDSGQVSDNHHRPRRYHRRLQRVFFQSAMVSIRWDPNSRRFYDRKRAEGKHHVQAVLALARRRVNVIWALIRDRRCYTVTPPVTHAA; translated from the coding sequence ATGAGCCGGATATGGGCGGGGACCGACTGCGGCAAGAGCCACCACCACTGCCTGGTCATGAATGCTGATGGCGACACGCTGCTGTCGCGCCGGGTGGCCAACGACGAACCCGAGCTGCTGAAACTGATCGCTGATGTCCTGGACATCGTCGGTGGAGACCGGGCGACCTGGGCGATGGACATGACGGGCGGTGAACCTGCCCTGTTGATCGAGCTGCTGCTCAACCACGGACAGGAACTCGTCTACATCCCTGGCATCGCGGTCAACCGGGCCACCGACAGCTACCGAGGTGTGGGGAAGACCGATGCCCGTGATGCGAGGGTGATCGCGGATCAGGCCCGCATGCGTCGCGATCTGCAACCGATCCGCCCTGGCGACGAGGCCGCCATCGAGCTGCGGCTGCTGACCGAGCACCGCTCCGACCTGGTTGCCGACCGGACCCGGACCGTGAACCGGCTAAAGTCCCTGCTCACCAGCATGTTCCCGGCCCTGGAACGCGCCTTCGACATGGGCACTACCGGTGCTCTGGTCCTGCTCATGGGCTATCAGACACCCGCGGCGATCCGCCGGGCAGGCAAGCGACGCCTTGCGATGTGGCTGCGCAACCGCAAGGTTCGCACCCCCGAGGCCGTCGCGGCCAAAGCGCTGGAAGCCGCCGACCGTCAGCACACCGCCGTGACCGGGGAGAAGGCCATCGCGAAGATGGTCCACACTCTGGCGAAGGAGGTGATGACCCTCAACGAGAAGATCGCCGAGACCGACAAGCTCATCGAGGGTCGGTTTCGCGAACACGAACTCGCCGAGGTGATCACGTCGATGCCTGGCATCGGGCCGATCCTCGGAGCCGAGTTCCTCGCCGCGACCGGCGGCAGCTTGGATGCCTTCCTCACCGCTGACCGACTCGCGACCTTCGCCGGGGTGGCACCCGCACCCAAGGACTCCGGCCAGGTCAGCGACAACCACCACCGCCCCCGGCGGTATCACCGACGGCTGCAACGCGTCTTCTTCCAGTCCGCCATGGTCAGCATCCGCTGGGATCCCAACTCCCGCCGCTTCTACGACCGCAAGAGAGCCGAGGGCAAACACCATGTCCAGGCCGTGCTCGCTCTCGCACGCCGACGCGTCAATGTGATCTGGGCTCTGATTCGTGACCGACGGTGTTACACCGTCACACCACCAGTCACTCATGCCGCTTGA
- a CDS encoding pentapeptide repeat-containing protein, with protein MPVASRRRRVNSALFAVAAVLAVLAALAVVVVVLPGLVVERDLGGARISAAERLAAVNNVRTTLVQAIGGVVVLFGAYATWRQLRVNQEGLNATREGHITDRFSRAVDQLGNEKTDVRIGGLHALWRIADHSAHDREAVISIKAAFLRTHLPWPPQGQDSPTAEASINSVPPLETRAPDAQVALTGLGVLCQERQPDWLNVSYTDLRRADCDGLWLHHINFDGACLEAASIYQVNLTKASLIAANMRHVELGTSILHQSRCIEADLRGARMVRADLREADFSGADLREANLRKARGHGTKFTGADLRLADLRGTDLTSADLTRAKLEGALASDVTIWPTGFDIQAAGVVMVEDPGAEPSILLRAAALARNVPPLHSAY; from the coding sequence ATGCCGGTCGCCTCTCGGCGGCGTCGGGTCAATTCCGCTCTTTTCGCGGTGGCGGCGGTGCTGGCGGTGCTCGCCGCGCTGGCCGTAGTGGTCGTGGTGCTGCCAGGGCTGGTGGTCGAGCGCGATCTCGGCGGGGCCAGGATCTCGGCCGCTGAACGGCTCGCAGCTGTGAACAACGTACGCACGACGCTCGTGCAGGCGATCGGTGGCGTTGTCGTCCTCTTCGGCGCGTACGCCACTTGGCGGCAGTTGAGGGTCAACCAGGAGGGGCTGAACGCCACCCGGGAGGGACACATCACGGACCGCTTCAGCCGGGCGGTCGACCAGCTGGGCAACGAAAAGACGGACGTGCGGATCGGCGGCCTCCACGCACTGTGGCGGATCGCGGACCATTCGGCTCACGACCGGGAGGCGGTCATCTCGATCAAGGCCGCGTTCCTCCGGACTCACCTGCCATGGCCTCCGCAAGGGCAGGACTCTCCGACGGCGGAAGCCTCCATCAATTCCGTGCCTCCGCTGGAGACCCGTGCTCCGGATGCCCAGGTGGCTCTCACCGGCCTCGGAGTCCTGTGCCAGGAACGCCAGCCCGACTGGCTCAACGTCAGCTACACCGACCTGCGTCGGGCCGACTGCGACGGACTGTGGCTGCACCACATCAACTTCGACGGCGCCTGCTTGGAAGCGGCGAGCATCTACCAGGTCAACCTGACCAAGGCATCGCTGATCGCGGCCAACATGCGGCACGTGGAGCTCGGGACGTCGATTCTCCACCAGAGCCGCTGCATCGAAGCCGACCTGCGCGGCGCTCGCATGGTCAGGGCCGACCTCCGCGAGGCTGACTTCTCCGGGGCCGACCTGCGGGAGGCGAATCTGCGCAAGGCGCGAGGCCATGGCACCAAGTTCACCGGCGCGGATCTGAGACTGGCTGACCTCCGAGGAACCGACCTCACCAGTGCCGACCTGACACGGGCGAAGCTTGAGGGTGCACTGGCAAGCGACGTCACCATCTGGCCGACAGGCTTCGACATCCAGGCGGCCGGCGTCGTCATGGTCGAGGACCCCGGCGCCGAGCCGAGCATCCTGCTGCGAGCCGCCGCGCTCGCGAGGAACGTCCCACCCCTGCACTCGGCCTACTGA
- a CDS encoding Gfo/Idh/MocA family protein, producing the protein MSTFDPGVTTTAQDPEHAVQLPRPPRAPRPRAGSSEPDGTGHERAGPSRRVRIIGPGFWAGYGHIPALRTLPEFEVVSVSARRQESAQQTAQKFSIPHAYDDAHELIKDPGVDLVAVLTPTSQRVPLVKAAIEAGKDVYSEWPLTTRTSDSEELLALAEAKGVRHVVGLQRRQGPAARYARDLVAQGYVGDVRAARISLGVDAFPPVMPERVAWTFDVDGACPFQATAAGYQEMLAWARSFGDLHHPGVEGTGSYGAALCRYLLSQNVQVIEVNRPDRASLSRRSWFSPAATRRAAALSGPTPSSPGARGCGP; encoded by the coding sequence GTGTCAACGTTTGACCCTGGAGTCACGACAACAGCACAAGACCCCGAGCACGCGGTCCAGCTTCCCCGACCTCCCAGGGCACCGCGACCGCGAGCGGGGTCGAGTGAACCAGACGGAACAGGGCATGAGCGCGCAGGCCCCAGCCGCCGGGTCAGGATCATCGGGCCCGGCTTCTGGGCCGGCTACGGACACATCCCGGCGTTGCGGACACTGCCGGAGTTCGAGGTGGTCTCCGTATCGGCGCGCCGGCAGGAATCCGCGCAGCAGACGGCCCAGAAGTTCAGTATCCCGCACGCCTACGATGACGCCCACGAGCTGATCAAGGACCCCGGCGTCGACCTCGTGGCGGTGCTGACCCCGACTTCGCAGCGCGTGCCGCTCGTGAAGGCCGCCATCGAGGCCGGCAAGGACGTCTACAGCGAGTGGCCGCTCACCACCCGCACCTCGGACTCGGAGGAATTGCTTGCCCTGGCCGAGGCGAAGGGTGTCCGGCACGTCGTCGGCCTCCAACGCCGCCAGGGGCCCGCCGCCCGCTACGCACGGGACCTGGTAGCGCAGGGCTACGTCGGGGACGTGCGGGCCGCCCGGATCTCGCTCGGCGTGGACGCCTTCCCGCCCGTCATGCCGGAGAGGGTCGCGTGGACCTTCGACGTCGATGGGGCATGCCCATTCCAGGCCACCGCAGCCGGCTACCAGGAGATGCTGGCGTGGGCACGCTCCTTCGGCGATCTGCATCACCCGGGTGTGGAAGGCACGGGCTCCTACGGTGCGGCCCTGTGTCGGTACCTGCTCTCCCAGAACGTTCAAGTGATCGAGGTGAACAGGCCGGACCGAGCATCGCTTTCGAGGCGATCGTGGTTCTCGCCGGCGGCGACCAGGAGGGCCGCGGCGCTGTCGGGTCCCACGCCCTCATCTCCAGGAGCGCGGGGTTGTGGTCCTTGA
- a CDS encoding aldo/keto reductase produces MSKATNTRPAEASGTFRLGGDLEINRLGYGTMQLTGKGVWGEPKDHDEAVRVLKRAVELGVNFFDTADSYGPDVAEPLLREALHPYGDDVVIATKAGLTRQGPDLWMPVGRPAYLRQQAELSLRRLGVDRIDLFQLHRIDPDTPLEDQVGELKKLQDEGKIRHIGLSEVTVAEVKAAQEIAPIVSVQNLYNLTNRSSEELLDWSTEQGIGFIPWFPLATGQLTGEGNPLTELAKQHDASPSQLALAWLLKRSPVMLPIPGTSSVAHLEDNLAGASVELTDDEFEALSKAAA; encoded by the coding sequence ATGAGCAAGGCAACCAACACCCGCCCGGCAGAGGCTTCGGGCACCTTCCGCCTCGGCGGCGACCTCGAGATCAACCGCCTCGGCTACGGCACGATGCAGCTCACCGGCAAGGGCGTCTGGGGCGAGCCAAAGGACCACGACGAAGCCGTCCGTGTACTCAAGCGGGCCGTCGAGCTCGGCGTGAACTTCTTCGACACCGCCGACAGCTACGGCCCCGATGTCGCCGAGCCCCTGCTGCGCGAGGCACTGCACCCCTACGGCGACGACGTCGTCATCGCGACGAAGGCCGGACTCACCCGTCAGGGCCCCGACCTGTGGATGCCCGTCGGCCGCCCCGCCTACCTCCGCCAGCAGGCCGAGCTGAGCCTGCGCCGCCTCGGCGTGGACCGGATCGACCTGTTCCAGCTGCACCGCATCGACCCCGACACCCCGCTCGAGGACCAGGTCGGCGAACTGAAGAAGCTCCAGGACGAAGGCAAGATCCGCCACATCGGCCTCAGCGAGGTCACCGTCGCCGAGGTCAAGGCCGCGCAGGAGATCGCGCCGATCGTCTCCGTACAGAACCTCTACAACCTCACCAACCGCTCCTCCGAAGAGCTGCTCGACTGGTCGACCGAGCAGGGCATCGGCTTCATCCCCTGGTTCCCGCTCGCCACCGGACAGCTCACCGGCGAGGGCAACCCGCTCACCGAACTCGCCAAGCAGCACGACGCCTCCCCGTCGCAGCTCGCCCTCGCCTGGCTCCTCAAGCGCTCCCCGGTCATGCTCCCGATCCCGGGGACGTCGAGCGTCGCGCACCTGGAGGACAACCTCGCCGGCGCGAGCGTCGAGCTCACCGACGACGAGTTCGAGGCGCTGTCGAAGGCCGCCGCCTGA
- a CDS encoding SMI1/KNR4 family protein, translating into MDWSGVRERTIALYARRGSKASAVLPPVLSEAQVRQAEEQFGVVFPDDYRQYLLRVSAGGRVRTLRVDQRGWRWDGDQPVDRANLHVPFPDHDTALAASEDLCLTEPQEGDYASVAAYQADHDAWLETADAAEDARTSGAVPLCDDGCGFYTLLVVSGPMRGAMWFDGRATCDRLSPLLNDDGQPASFGEWYLDWLTREEPLTTPELRRAASDRWHAGTDVPIWLRWFSS; encoded by the coding sequence ATGGACTGGAGCGGTGTCCGGGAGCGGACAATCGCTCTCTACGCACGGCGGGGATCGAAGGCCAGTGCCGTTCTCCCGCCGGTTCTAAGTGAGGCTCAGGTGCGTCAGGCCGAGGAACAGTTCGGTGTGGTGTTCCCTGACGACTATCGCCAGTACCTGCTGCGCGTCAGTGCCGGCGGGCGGGTTCGCACGCTTCGGGTCGATCAGCGTGGCTGGCGCTGGGACGGCGACCAGCCTGTGGACCGTGCGAACCTGCATGTGCCGTTCCCGGACCACGACACCGCTCTCGCAGCGAGCGAAGATCTTTGTCTGACCGAACCCCAGGAGGGGGACTACGCCTCTGTTGCTGCGTACCAAGCCGATCACGACGCATGGCTGGAGACGGCCGATGCCGCCGAGGACGCGCGGACTTCCGGGGCCGTTCCTCTCTGCGATGACGGCTGCGGCTTCTACACCCTCCTCGTGGTCAGCGGACCCATGCGTGGTGCCATGTGGTTCGACGGACGCGCGACCTGCGATCGCCTCAGCCCGCTCTTGAACGACGACGGACAGCCCGCCTCCTTCGGCGAGTGGTACCTGGACTGGCTCACCCGCGAGGAGCCGCTGACAACCCCGGAACTGCGTCGTGCGGCAAGCGACCGCTGGCACGCAGGGACGGACGTGCCCATCTGGCTGCGCTGGTTCAGCTCGTGA